One genomic region from Nymphaea colorata isolate Beijing-Zhang1983 chromosome 10, ASM883128v2, whole genome shotgun sequence encodes:
- the LOC116263083 gene encoding peroxidase 5-like, with translation MKGMAPYSSSHGRLAMAGNFALFCILIELASVGLAHGGELSVGYYSSSCPSVEDVVRNTVTNAVARDPGMPASLIRLHFHDCFVRGCDASVLLDSTPGNPAEKDSPTNNPSLNGFDVIDEAKSTLESQCPQVVSCADIVAFAARESVRIAGGFYYPVPAGRRDGLVSKESEVNQNLPMAFFNVKQLEENFARKGFSLEDMVTLSGAHTIGDSHCSAFSNRLYNFKNTTNASDPSMDQTYVSDLKSKCPAPGSGQDPTVSLDPVTPRTLDNQYYVNVKLHRGLLSSDQALMDMADTAGMVLANINSGSMWLHKFADAMLRMGKIEVLTGSQGQIRKSCRVVN, from the exons ATGAAGGGCATGGCTCCATATTCCTCCAGTCATGGCCGCCTAGCCATGGCCGGTAACTTTGCACTGTTCTGCATTCTGATAGAGTTGGCCTCAGTCGGATTAGCTCACGGTGGCGAGCTGAGTGTCGGCTATTACAGCAGCAGCTGTCCTTCGGTGGAGGACGTCGTGAGAAACACCGTCACAAATGCCGTTGCTCGCGATCCCGGCATGCCTGCCTCGTTGATCAGGTTGCACTTCCATGACTGCTTTGTCAGG GGTTGTGATGCATCTGTGCTGCTGGACTCTACCCCGGGCAACCCAGCAGAGAAGGATTCTCCTACAAACAACCCCAGCCTCAATGGGTTCGACGTCATAGATGAAGCCAAATCCACCTTGGAGTCCCAGTGCCCGCAAGTCGTCTCTTGTGCTGACATCGTTGCCTTTGCCGCCCGGGAGTCCGTCCGCATTGCCGGAGGATTTTACTACCCAGTGCCGGCAGGGCGACGAGACGGCCTTGTCTCCAAGGAATCCGAAGTTAACCAGAACTTGCCGATGGCATTCTTCAACGTGAAGCAATTGGAAGAGAACTTTGCAAGAAAGGGCTTTTCTCTGGAGGACATGGTCACGCTGTCCGGTGCACACACGATCGGGGACTCCCACTGCTCTGCTTTTTCGAACAGGCTCTATAACTTCAAGAACACGACGAATGCGTCGGATCCATCCATGGACCAGACGTACGTGTCTGACCTGAAAAGCAAATGCCCGGCTCCAGGATCGGGGCAGGATCCAACAGTATCGTTGGACCCAGTGACACCACGGACATTGGACAACCAGTACTACGTGAACGTGAAGTTGCACAGGGGCCTTCTCTCGTCAGACCAGGCATTGATGGACATGGCGGACACTGCCGGGATGGTGCTGGCAAACATAAACAGTGGGTCGATGTGGTTGCATAAGTTTGCTGATGCGATGTTGCGGATGGGGAAGATTGAGGTGTTGACTGGGTCTCAGGGACAGATCAGAAAGTCATGCAGGGTTGTCAATTGA